The following nucleotide sequence is from Ferruginibacter lapsinanis.
TCAATTCCTCCACACGTTTATAAGCACCTTGTATATAGGGCCCAATTTTTTCGATAGGGGCAATGTTTTCACCGATCATCATACCGCCACTGAGTACCTCTATATCAAACGCATCTCTGTATTCTTTGGCTATTTCAACCATTACCGGGCTAAAACCATAGCACCAGCCACAGTAGGCATCATAGCAATAAATTAATATTGGATTCATTTTTTCGTTTTTTAATTCTTTCATTTTTAATGAGCAACTAACCAATTATCTCCGACGCCTACTTCGGCATCTGTAGGAACATCATTCGGTAATTTTAATGCAGTTTGCATACATTCTAAAATAACAGGCTTAATAATTTCTATTTCATCTTTATGTGCATCAAACACTAATTCGTCATGTACCTGCAATAGCATTTTGCTTTTAAAATTGCGTTGTTTGAACGCTGCATGAATTTTTATCATGGCCAACTTGATCATATCAGCTGCAGAGCCTTGAATAGGAGAGTTGATAGCATTACGTTCTGCAAAACCACGTACGGTAAAGTTGGCAGAATTGATGTCTTTCAACCAACGCTTACGTCCCATCAAAGTTTCAACATAGCCGGTTTCCCTGGCGAAGTTGATGGTGTCATCCATATATTTCTGGATGTTGGGGAATTGCATTTTATAATTATCGATGATCTCTTTAGCTTCTGCTCTTGTGATACCTAAATTTTCTGCTAAGCCAAATGCGCCTTGTCCATAGATGATGCCGAAGTTTACACTTTTGGCTTTGTAGCGCATTTCTTTGGTCACTTCTTTTTCATCTACGTTAAATACTTTGGCAGCCGTAGCGGTATGAATATCTTTTCCGGTTCTGAATGCTTCACACATATTTACATCGCCACTAATAGCCGCCACGATGCGTAATTCAATTTGAGAATAATCGGCACTTAGTAGAACAAAATTTTCATCTCTTGGTATAAATGCTTTTCTGATCTCTCTGCCTCTTTCAGTTCGTACCGGAATATTTTGCAGATTAGGATTGTTGCTGCTAAGTCTGCCGGTTACAGCAACAGCTTGTGCGTAACTGGTATGCACCCTGCCGGTTTTTTTATTGATCATCAACGGTAGTGCATCTACATAAGTTGATTTTAATTTAGTGTATTCTCTGAAGGCTAAAATATCATCTACAATTTTATTCTTGCTGGCCAATTTTAATAATACATCTTCACCTGTTGCATATTGACCGGTTTTGGTTTTTTTAGCTTTAGGATCAATTTGCATTTTATCAAATAAGACTTCTCCTAATTGTTTAGGGCTTGCCAAATTAAAACGAACTCCCGCCTGAGCGTATACGCTTTCTTCTGCAACTTTCGCTTCTTTTTCGAGTTCCTTGCTATAATCGTTCAGAAATTTTTCATCAATTCGGATGCCCTCAAACTCCATGTCGGTCAAAACCTTCACCAATGGGTTCTCTACCTGGTAAAAAACTTTTTCTACTTCTTTTGTTTTTAGTTGGGGAAGAAAAATATTTTTTAATTGTAAAGTGATATCAGCATCCTCGGCGGCATAATCTTTTATCTTTTCAACTTCCACATCTCTCATATTACCCTGATTCTTTCCTTTCTTTCCGATAAGTTCGTCGATGTGTACGGTTTCGTAACCTAAATATTTTTCACTCAATGCATCCATACTTCTTTTGCCATCAGGTTCAATCACGTAATGTGCCAGCATCGTATCAAAAATGTCTCCTTTCAATTCAAAGCCATACCATTTCAATAGCAGCATATCATATTTGATATTTTGGCCTATCCATGTTATTGCAGTATTGTTGAACAGTTGTTGAAAGTTGTTTAAAAGTTGAATGCAGTCTGCCTGATTTGCAGGGCATGGAACATAGTATGCTTCGCCGGGTTTAAGAGAAAAACTTAATCCTACCAACTCTGCATCGTTAGCATCTATGCCGGTTGTTTCGGTGTCAAAGCAAATTTCAGTTGATTGAGCGGCCAGCTTTATGAATTGTTTTATTGAATTTTCATCGTTCAATAAAATATATTCGTGTGGAGTATTGTTGATATTTTTTTCTATAGCAAAGTGATCTTCTTCTGATTCATTTTCAGAAGAATTACTGGCAGATGGTGTTGGGGCAGGTGCTTCAATTATGTTTCCAAACAGGTCCATTTGAGCTGGCACAGCTTTAGCTTTTTCTATTGCCTGTTGCCCATTGTCAGCCGTAGCTATTCCAATTTCTTCACCCAATAATCTTTTGCCTAATGTTCTGAATTCCAGTTCACCGAAAACTTCTTTCAGCGCCTCTTTATTCATTTCCTTTATCCTGAAATTTTCTTCATGAAATTCAGCTGCAGGAATATCGGTGATGATGGTAGCTAACTTTTTACTCATCAATGCCAGCTCTTTACCGGCAGCAACTTTTTCGCCGAGTTTACCTTTTATGTTAGCAGCATTGTCTAAAATATTTTCTAATGTCCCATACTCTTTCAACAATTTAGCAGCCGTTTTTTCGCCAACACCGGGAATGCCGGGGATATTATCAACACTATCACCCATCAATCCTAAAATATCTATTACCTGGCTAACATTTTCAATATCCCATTTTTCACAAACCTCTTTTGGCCCAAGTATTTCGTGTGTATTGCCCTGGTAAGGCGGTTTGTAAATTTTAATGTTTTCTGTTACCAGTTGTCCATAATCTTTATCGGGGGTAACCATAAAAACTTCGTAGCCTGCCTTCTCTGCTTGTTTTGCCAATGCGCCAATCACATCATCGGCTTCGTAACCATCGATGGCAATTACAGGAATGTTTAATGCTTCTATGATCCTTTTGATATCAGGAACGGCGAGTGAAATATCTTCAGGTGTTTCTTGTCTGTTAGCTTTGTAATCTGCAAAATCTGTATGGCGTTCGGTGGCAGCGCTGGTATCAAAACAAACAGCCATATGTGTAGGCTTTTGATTTTTAATCAGATCAACTAATGTATTGGTAAAGCCAAATTGTGCATTGGTGTTTTTGCCTTTGCTGGTAACACGTGGTGTACGAATAAGTGCATAGTAGGCCCTAAAAACAAGCGCAAATGCATCTAACAGAAATAATTTTTTTTGCATGCGGTAAAGATAGCAAAAAAGGTAATCAGCAATTTGCAATCGGCAATCTGCAAAATGTAATCTTCGCTATAGTTTTCCTCCTTTAAGCGGTAGCGGGGGCTAAAATCTGGTGTTGATATAATGCGGTAACATATCTCTCCAGGTTGGCCAGTCATGGTGCATATCATGTCCCCAGATATCCAGTTCGTAATGAATGCCTTTGTCATACAATTCGGCAGCAAAAGAAGCGGCAGCATTAGGGTCTTCATGATTACCTCTGCCACTTAATATATGAATGTGACGACTTTCTCTTATCTTTTCAAGATACCAATGGTCGGTTATATTAGGAACATATTGCATAGGAGAATTATAATACACCTGTTCATCCCAAAAACCATTGGTATAGTAAGCCAAGTCATACACGCCACTCATCGCAATTACTCCATTGATGAAATCAGGATATTTTAAAAACAAATTCATACTGTGTAATGCGCCGAATGATGCTCCGCAGGTAATGATAGGCGTGTCCCAGGATGTTTTACTTTTGATAAATGGAATTACTTCATCAATGACATAGTCATTCCATTGGTTGTGACGGATTGCTTTGTGTTCTCCCAGCATATCCTTATTCATCCAGCTTTCATTGTTTACACTGTCGATTGAAAAAACTTTTACTTTACCGCCATTGATCCAGTGCGATAAAGAGTCGATCATTTGAAAACGTTCATATTCCAGATAGTCTGCCCCTGCAGTAGGTATCATTAATAACGCAAAGCCATAATCTCCATAGGTAACAATGGGCATATCCTTGTGCAATGCAGGGCTGAACCAACCGGTTATTTCTCTTTTCATCTTACTGGTTTTTTACGAAGTTCTCAAAGTATTCATGATGGTTAACTGAGCAAAATCAATTGTATTCAATGATTCTTATCAGATAATGATTCTTTTTATTTCTCTACATAAAAAATCTACAGCACCCCTTCCTTGATCTCTGTCCACAGTTCTCTGTAACATTTTGCCGCATAACTACTGTTGGCAAACTCCATAATAGGAGCTTTGTGAATGCCCATTTTTTCTACATCAGATAAATATGGAATATAGTTTTGGAAGAATCGCTTGTCTTTATATAATTCATCCATGATCTCATTGTGCATAGTTTTACGCAGGTCGGCCATGGTAAAGAAGCACATCATCTTACTGCCATCTAAATCCTTTTCTTTGAAATAATCTTTTACCATGTGATAGGTACGGATAGATAAAGTGGTTGGAATAACCGGCATTAACACAATATCAGCGGCATTGAAGATATTTTCACTTAAAGCACTAAATCCCGGAGGGCAATCAATAAATACAAAATCATATTCTTTGTCCAGTTGTTTTAATACTGACTTCAATCTGTTCTTGTTTCCCTTCATTTCTTCCAGCATGATATCAAAACTTTTTGCAGAATTGTCGGCAGGTATGACATCCAGTAATTCAAAATCAGTAGAAAGAATTCCGTTTTCAAGATGAGCATCTTTAGTGATTAATTTTTTGATGCCGGGGTGCACTTTAGGTTTTGCTTTGTAATAAAAAGAGGAGGAGCCTTGTGGGTCGATGTCCCACAATAAAGTTTTAAAACCATCGGCTGCCGCCAGATAAGCGAAGTTTACGCAACTGGCAGTTTTGCCAACACCGCCTTTAAGATTGTAGAGAGCAATTGTGGTCATAAACGGCTAAGATTTAGTGTTTTAGAAAAGGATTCCTAAGATACTGAATTATTTTTTCATTTCTCCCAACTCTTTCTGCATCCTGAAC
It contains:
- a CDS encoding esterase family protein produces the protein MKREITGWFSPALHKDMPIVTYGDYGFALLMIPTAGADYLEYERFQMIDSLSHWINGGKVKVFSIDSVNNESWMNKDMLGEHKAIRHNQWNDYVIDEVIPFIKSKTSWDTPIITCGASFGALHSMNLFLKYPDFINGVIAMSGVYDLAYYTNGFWDEQVYYNSPMQYVPNITDHWYLEKIRESRHIHILSGRGNHEDPNAAASFAAELYDKGIHYELDIWGHDMHHDWPTWRDMLPHYINTRF
- a CDS encoding ParA family protein, with protein sequence MTTIALYNLKGGVGKTASCVNFAYLAAADGFKTLLWDIDPQGSSSFYYKAKPKVHPGIKKLITKDAHLENGILSTDFELLDVIPADNSAKSFDIMLEEMKGNKNRLKSVLKQLDKEYDFVFIDCPPGFSALSENIFNAADIVLMPVIPTTLSIRTYHMVKDYFKEKDLDGSKMMCFFTMADLRKTMHNEIMDELYKDKRFFQNYIPYLSDVEKMGIHKAPIMEFANSSYAAKCYRELWTEIKEGVL
- the polA gene encoding DNA polymerase I, encoding MQKKLFLLDAFALVFRAYYALIRTPRVTSKGKNTNAQFGFTNTLVDLIKNQKPTHMAVCFDTSAATERHTDFADYKANRQETPEDISLAVPDIKRIIEALNIPVIAIDGYEADDVIGALAKQAEKAGYEVFMVTPDKDYGQLVTENIKIYKPPYQGNTHEILGPKEVCEKWDIENVSQVIDILGLMGDSVDNIPGIPGVGEKTAAKLLKEYGTLENILDNAANIKGKLGEKVAAGKELALMSKKLATIITDIPAAEFHEENFRIKEMNKEALKEVFGELEFRTLGKRLLGEEIGIATADNGQQAIEKAKAVPAQMDLFGNIIEAPAPTPSASNSSENESEEDHFAIEKNINNTPHEYILLNDENSIKQFIKLAAQSTEICFDTETTGIDANDAELVGLSFSLKPGEAYYVPCPANQADCIQLLNNFQQLFNNTAITWIGQNIKYDMLLLKWYGFELKGDIFDTMLAHYVIEPDGKRSMDALSEKYLGYETVHIDELIGKKGKNQGNMRDVEVEKIKDYAAEDADITLQLKNIFLPQLKTKEVEKVFYQVENPLVKVLTDMEFEGIRIDEKFLNDYSKELEKEAKVAEESVYAQAGVRFNLASPKQLGEVLFDKMQIDPKAKKTKTGQYATGEDVLLKLASKNKIVDDILAFREYTKLKSTYVDALPLMINKKTGRVHTSYAQAVAVTGRLSSNNPNLQNIPVRTERGREIRKAFIPRDENFVLLSADYSQIELRIVAAISGDVNMCEAFRTGKDIHTATAAKVFNVDEKEVTKEMRYKAKSVNFGIIYGQGAFGLAENLGITRAEAKEIIDNYKMQFPNIQKYMDDTINFARETGYVETLMGRKRWLKDINSANFTVRGFAERNAINSPIQGSAADMIKLAMIKIHAAFKQRNFKSKMLLQVHDELVFDAHKDEIEIIKPVILECMQTALKLPNDVPTDAEVGVGDNWLVAH